One region of Tamandua tetradactyla isolate mTamTet1 chromosome 6, mTamTet1.pri, whole genome shotgun sequence genomic DNA includes:
- the LOC143686798 gene encoding AP-3 complex subunit sigma-1-like, translating to MMSVPAPLWSPAPTQAAWPAILVFNNHGKLPLPKFYRPHICVEALDKCLKNVCELDLIFHVDKVHISLAEMVMGAMLMNEIVTQIDAQNKLEKSEAGLAGAPARAVLAVMNMNLPEIPRNINIGDISTKVPNLFVRF from the exons ATGATGTCCGTACCCGCCCCACTTTGGTCTCCAGCCCCCACCCAGGCGGCCTGGCCAGCCATCCTGGTCTTCAACAATCACGGGAAGCTGCCGCTCCCTAAGTTCTACCGGCCCCACA TATGTGTGGAAGCCTTAGATAAGTGTTTGAAAAATGTCTGTGAACTGGATTTAATTTTCCATGTAGACAAGGTCCACATCAGTCTTGCAGAAATGGTGATGGGGGCAATGCTAATGAATGAGATTGTTACCCAAATTGATGCACAAAACAAACTGGAGAAATCTGAGGCTGGCTTAGCAGGAGCTCCAGCCCGTGCTGTATTAGCTGTAATGAATATGAATCTTCCTGAGATCCCAAGAAATATTAACATTGGTGACATCAGTACAAAAGTGCCAAACCTGTTTGTtcgtttttaa